DNA sequence from the Neospora caninum Liverpool complete genome, chromosome VIIa genome:
GCTCAGCGCGTGTAaaaacacatgcatatacatatatatacatatatgtaaatatagGGAGAGTAGAAATAAAGAGGTACTCGGCACATACGTGTTTgggagacgagcagaagTCCGACAGAGTGTGAACACGGTGGAAGCCGCGTTGTGACCTGTTGTTCTTCAACCCCGCTCCACGCCTCTCGACAGTCTCGAATTACGAAACGCACCAAAACCCGTGTTGCTGCATTTTCCCTTGTGAAGAAGAGCCTCCCTCGAGTCAGTCTTCTCGGGCGCAtccgcgccgcccgcctctctttgAGCCGCGCAACGTGCAGAACCTCCACAGAGCCATCGGAAACGCTGTGGATCTTCtcgctgcgtgtctctctcgttcgcaCGGTCGTTTCCCCACAGGCCTCCGGCGCAAATCCTCCGCCTAAAGACCCTCTCCACAgtttctttctgcctttccacCCGCGCAGCGCGCACCTCGTACTCGTGTCGGTGTTCTCCTGGGCACAAGCGGGTaccttcgctttctctcctctcgttgTCCTCAGAAATTACCCTTTGCAactctctttgtctctccctcttttcgccAAGTTCATAACGGGGCCGTCGCACCACGCACCCTCTCTGCTTCACACCTGCGCCCAACACGCCTCCTCGCAGCCTTCCACCGACccacttccttctctcttcttccacgctCGCCCCcttgtgtcttctcgcccgttCCTTTACAAACTGGTTCCGCAGTTCCCCCCGAGCCACACGCTGCCTGGTGCGGCACCGTCGGACGACACGCGGCCCCCGCTGCCGGTCGTAGCGGCGTGGCTGCCCGTCTCTTCGACTGGGTAGCTCAGACCCTgttgctgcatgcagtgcggCACGCCGCCGGAGGCTCCACTTGGTGCGTTTCCCGTCCCGGCGGGAACGGCGGGCCCCGCCCCGCCCTGAGAACCGGGGAAGGCCCCTGCGTGCGTCGTccccagcgcatgcacgctccGCGGCGACGCGTGGAATCCGTTCACGGCTCCAGAACTGACGATCGGCGCGTAGCTCTCGGCTCTTGCGCTCCCTGGAACGCCGCGCGGCGTGTGGTTTGCGGGCGCGCTCCCGCCGTAAAAAGATCCGCCCGGTGCCGCGGACCCGTGGGAGGCGCCTGCCTGCACGCTCGCGAGCGGGCTGCTGGTGCCCGTCTGCGCAGGAGTCGCGCGCGGACTGTTGCTCGGAACACTCGCACTCCCCCCGAGCTGTCCCTGAGAGACGGGCACAGACGCGAGATAGTTGCCACTCTGAGCCCCGAGGTTCTCGTATGCGCggctcgccgccgcagccgctgccgccgcttcTTGTTGCTGCTGGAGAACCGCCGCGAGGGCCAGATGGAGGGGAACTTGCTGAGACATGCCTGGAAGCGAACGGGAAAAGAGCGCGTTGTTTCCAGACATCTGCGCCTGCTGGAGCTGCTGTAGTTGCTGGTGGAGCGCAAACAGCTGCTGAGCACtcgcgtttgcatgcacgaacGCGTTCGAGCCGCTGGAAGCCCCCACAGCCGCCCCCGAAGTTGCACCATTGGCCCCACGCGAATGCGGGAGGCCCAGGAACGGCGGGACAGAGTCGCCGTAGCTGCCGCTCGCTGTCCCCTGGCGTCCTGCACTCGTCGCCACGTTGCCTTCGCTGAGAGCTGCCTGCGCGTCAAGGCCCCCCAGCGCCGACCCTTCGACTTGCGCCCCGTGCGGGGCTGGGTGCCCAGCGCGACTGCCCGAGACTTGattcgccgccgccgcagcggcggccgccgccgcaATCGCCTCTTCAAAGCgagccgccgctgcggccgccgcggccgccgccgccgccgcgtctgcagcggcggcgtTGCCCGCCGGGCCCGCGTTGGAGCCCAACGCGGTCGAAGGGGACGTTCCGGAGCTCCGGCCCGAGACCGGCGCGCCGCGGTTtgcgaccgcggtcgcggcggccagagcagccgccgccgcggcgACGCCCGGGGGCGCCGAAGCGAGGTGGGGAGGCAGCTGGAAGTCGCTGAAGAAGTTCGCGCCGTGAGCACCATGAGACGAGATAGAGGAAGAAGCCTGGTGCTGACGAATGTCTGctgacagaagagaggccagaaCGTGGTGCGGCGGCAGCCGAGATGACAGCGACGCGTGTGCACCTGCGCTCTGAGCTGACGAGGGCCCTgccgacgaggcgctgcCCGAAAGCGgtgccgaagaagaagactgcTCCGGAGTGAAAGACGGCTctgagaaacgaaacgccACGCACGAATGGGGTATAAACGCAACAAGTACAGGCGCATGCTTGAGCCTACACACACTGCAGACGGATACATGTTTATGTAAGCAGATGCACACGGACCCCTAGAACGGGAGTCACAGATTAAGAGAGGCCGCCATCACTTCCACATACAGAACGTCGGTTGCGTCCCAcgatacacatgcacacccACGTATATACTCGTATAGGTGTAAACggtacatgcatataaatatagtGTAGACTGTCTGCATCTCGCCTGTAGCagttctgtttctccgcgtACCAGGAATCAGGGACTGCTGGCGCTGGATTTCGTTTGAGACGTCAGCGATTGCCGGGGCGTTCAacggcgcctcgtcgagaGAAAACTTCACGACGCTGCGTCCCACTTGGAGAGCGACGTctgaacagaaaaaaaaacggaaacgcccACGGCCACCTTCAAAATTATCCATCACCACGCGTACAACCGCATCATCACCAAAACATTTTTGTCGAAAAACCGTACCTAAGAAACGGTTTCAACCACAGAACTCGAGAGTTAAACATCTActctcatatatatatatatatatatatatatgtacaggCATGACGTATATGCATTTTTCTGTGTAACGTGTATACAAGTCGGGAGTTTACAAAGAGTTTTGCTTACCGACATCGCCGACGGGGAAGGCtttgcggagacagacgagggTGCCGAACTTGGAGTTGTGATCTTCCAACTGAAAGTGACCATCGACGAAGCGAATCGTCGCGTGGTAGCGAGAGATCGAGACGTCGGGAATGCGCACGTCCGACTCGTGGCCTCGGCcctgaaaaaaacacacgcatgcaaacacgGCATCCCACACCCAAAAAACGTGTAAAACTCTACCctattatatatatatatatatatatatatctccGGCGAAGGTATAACGGGCCACGAGTTTTGTGCCTGAAGAAGCTAGCGCCGTGCAGGGGCGTGCGTGCAGAAAGAACCGCGGAGCTCCACAGACTTCGGTTCTTCTGGAGCCTCGAGTTTTTTTTCATGCGCTTTGGACAGCCGCCTTGAGAAACACAGAGGTATTCTGTGCGCGTGTCCTTACCAGTTTCAAGTCTTTCTTGGAGGCCATACTGATGACGTGAACGCCCTTCTGCTGGACCCCCACCATGTTCTCCAAGATTATGAATGGCGGCTCCGTTCTTGGCACAGACACGACTTGCATGCGctctgaaaaaagaaacTTGTCCAAACACCTTGCCTCGTCTCACACGCAATCGAAACCCCGCCGCGACTGCACGAATGTATATGGATAGCTTTACAGACAAAAAAAGATAAAAAAAGTGATAGACCTATAAATACAAGTATGGTGGGAAGAATTGCAAAACGTTAGCACCAACAGGAATGACTGTGTGTGTATCTCTCTGTGCGCGTTGTTTCCGCTTACCTGCAGCCTGTccatcgtctctctcgtATTTGACGGCTGTGGGGTAGGGCACCTTGCAAAGTTCGCAGTGGATCTGcttgaagaagaaggcgctgcgcTGTTGCTGTTCGTTGAGATTGAGACGGCCGTTGATCCAGTGGCGAAGACACTGGACGTGGACGAACTTGATGCTGCCTTTACATTCACACGGAGAGATCAGAGGATCGCCCTCTTGGTTGCCCTCAAGGAGGCAAATGCGGCACTGCATCTCCCTGAAAAGAAAACCACAACGTCGacacaaaaaagacaaaTACATATAGGCTATAGCGTGAAAATAGGGATCTACAAATATATAGGCGAACTACGTACACCATTTGTATGTCTGTATAGGTTTGCTCTGAAACAGCTATGACGAGGCGTTCGGCATCCGTCGGGCACGTGACGGTACGTGAATTGAAGCCGTGCTTTTTCTGGTTACAGCTTCAAAGACTCCTGCTGTCATTTCTCCAGATACGTCAGACACGCTTGGAAGCTCTAGTCATTCACActgtctgcttcttccccgcggtgcatgcgcccacCTTTTCTTCTacacacaaatacatatGCAACTGCATGTAAAAAATGGATGTTTGAAAGGGGTTGGGAAGACTCACTCTGGGGCTGCACGTGAGACCGGAGGTTCCCCGTCTTCGAGGCGGAGTTCAGGGGCGGCGTCGTCATCGCccggcgcgccttctccctccccctCCATCgcggcgctctcttccgatttcttcttcgtcaccAGTTGCTTGACTCGCAGTTTGAAACGTCCCAACTTGATGACGTCGCCTTCCTGAAGGATGTGCTTGTTGTTGTTGTGTTCGCGGACGATCGACCAGAGCTTCTTGGGGACCAGAGTCGTGCTGGAGGAACCGCAGAGCGACCGATCTGCCGGCACAATCACGAATTTGCCTGCAACAGCAAAGACACCGGCGCAAGGCGTGTCATCCCGT
Encoded proteins:
- a CDS encoding zinc finger (C3HC4 type) / FHA domain-containing protein; the protein is MVLASHQSSQNQLLPMQPALRVECTTWHRDSHDLFDYETRHVNVKQFVVTRSARLFRMDADINCVLESAPIPVPAALAQPASGGASNLATPEGQESAVSGAQSATGDSGDGDAAPAPSGGTRREQNRQEEAGASAAQGAANTAGVTQGESQNANNTAPTAQTSAAGAVAAVAAASSTSSPPLLSTDFLLSIKCVKDSKFVIVPADRSLCGSSSTTLVPKKLWSIVREHNNNKHILQEGDVIKLGRFKLRVKQLVTKKKSEESAAMEGEGEGAPGDDDAAPELRLEDGEPPVSRAAPEEMQCRICLLEGNQEGDPLISPCECKGSIKFVHVQCLRHWINGRLNLNEQQQRSAFFFKQIHCELCKVPYPTAVKYERDDGQAAERMQVVSVPRTEPPFIILENMVGVQQKGVHVISMASKKDLKLGRGHESDVRIPDVSISRYHATIRFVDGHFQLEDHNSKFGTLVCLRKAFPVGDVDVALQVGRSVVKFSLDEAPLNAPAIADVSNEIQRQQSLIPEPSFTPEQSSSSAPLSGSASSAGPSSAQSAGAHASLSSRLPPHHVLASLLSADIRQHQASSSISSHGAHGANFFSDFQLPPHLASAPPGVAAAAAALAAATAVANRGAPVSGRSSGTSPSTALGSNAGPAGNAAAADAAAAAAAAAAAAARFEEAIAAAAAAAAAANQVSGSRAGHPAPHGAQVEGSALGGLDAQAALSEGNVATSAGRQGTASGSYGDSVPPFLGLPHSRGANGATSGAAVGASSGSNAFVHANASAQQLFALHQQLQQLQQAQMSGNNALFSRSLPGMSQQVPLHLALAAVLQQQQEAAAAAAAASRAYENLGAQSGNYLASVPVSQGQLGGSASVPSNSPRATPAQTGTSSPLASVQAGASHGSAAPGGSFYGGSAPANHTPRGVPGSARAESYAPIVSSGAVNGFHASPRSVHALGTTHAGAFPGSQGGAGPAVPAGTGNAPSGASGGVPHCMQQQGLSYPVEETGSHAATTGSGGRVSSDGAAPGSVWLGGNCGTSL